Below is a window of Allorhizobium pseudoryzae DNA.
AGACAGCGTGGACAATGGGATTCCAGAAGCTCGGTCGTGATCTTTCACCAAGCTTTCAGATCGCATCCTGGCCGACGCCTCACCTTGTCATGGATCAAGCGTATTGTCGGATTGCGCAGGGGGTTGGGCTAGATGTTGACTGTCAGCGACATGCGCACCAGTTCGGGGAGGCTGCGTGCTCTCATCTTCGTCATGACATTGGCGCGATGGACTTCGACCGTTCGCGGGCTGATATCAAGATTGAACGCGATAGCCTTATTCGGTTGGCCGGCTACGACGGCCGACAGGATTTGCCGCTCCCGTTCACTCAGGCTGCCGATGCGCGAGCGGATGTCATCCACGCTCAGCGTACCCGCAGATGAATCTGCCAGTTTCTCGGCCGCCCGCCGCACCGCCTCGATGATGACCGACTCTTCAAACGGCTTCTCGATGAAATCTACAGCACCAGCTTTCATCGCTTCAACGGCCATGGGAATGTCGCCATGCCCAGTCACGATTATCGATGGTATGGGGGGCGAAATGCTTGAGATCTTGCGTACCAGGTCAAGCCCGCTCATGTCAGGCATTCGCATGTCCGTGATCAGGATCGCATTGCGAAGGCTTGAGGCAATTTCTGAAAAGGTTGTTGCGGATGGATGAAGCCGCACGGCGAAACCGTTCACGGTGAGCATGAACCCCAGCGATTTGCGAAGTGCCTCTTCGTCGTCAACGATATGGACGGTGAAGTCATCAGGCTGCATTCTGGTCCTCGTCGTGCTGGATCAAGGTAAAACTGAAGGAGGCGCCGCCGAGTTCACTTTTGGAGACGGTCATGTCTCCGCCATGGGCCTCGACGATGCGCCTGGAGATCGACAACCCGATCCCCATGCCCCCTGCCTTTGTCGTGGTAAACGGCTTGAAGATATCCTGGGCGATTTCCGGAGAAATTCCGGGACCGGAATCCTCGACGGTCACGGTCAGGAGCCCCATATTGCCGGAACAAACGCTGACGCGGATTTCCTTTTTCTCGGTTTGCTTCATCGCCTCGATCGCATTGCGCATGAGGTTGGTCAGCACCTGCTGAATCTGGATCCTGTCGACAAAGACCTGATCGTTGTCCGAGGTGAAATCGAACACGGTGCGCACGCCTTTTTCACGCGAGCCGACGAGAGCAAGTGCTCCGGCCTCTTCAACGAGTTGACGTAGGCTCTCCGTCCGCTTTTCCGTCTCGCCTTTGGTGACGAACTCGCGCAGGTGTCGAATGATCTGCCCGGCGCGAATGCTCTGTTCGCCCGCTTCCAGCAATGCGTCACGAACCTGGATGTCGCGATCCCCAACCGCGTTCTGTAGCAGGCGCGCGCAGCCATGCACGTAGTTGGCGATGGCCGACAATGGCTGGTTCAACTCGTGCGCCAGCGTCGACGCCATCTCTCCCATTTCGTTTAATCGGCCGAGCCTTGCGAGCTCGGTCTGGATCTCCTGCAGGCGGGCGGCGGATTCCTCTCGCTCCGTGAGGTCGCGAACGAACCCGGTGAAGAACCGCTTTCCGCCACGTTTGATCTCGCCGACCGCGAGCTTCATCGGAAAAGTAGAGCCATCTTTACGCTGGCCGACCACGACGCGGTCGACGCCGATGATCCTCTTTTCGCCCGTTTCCATGTAGCGGCGCATGTATCCGTCGTGTTCGACCTTGTAAGGCTGAGGCATGAGCAGCTTCAGGTTTTGCCCAAGCGCTTCAGCTTCCGAGTAGCCGAACTGGCGGACGGCCGCGGAGTTGAACGAGATTATGATCCCGTTCTCGTCGCTGACGATGGTGGCATCAAGAACCGTGTCGAGGATAGACCCCATTCGGGCCTCGCGATCGTCAAGCGCTTCCCTGAGTTCCGCCAGCATCTCTCGATTTTTGTCTGCTCGCCTGACAAACCAAACAATCAGCGCTGACAAGACGGCAAGCGCGAGTGTTTGCACGCTACCTGTTTCAAATAGAAGAAAATGACCGGAAAGAAGCCAAAGGGCCAAGCCGAAAACGGCTGCCAGCAAGGCCGGGCCCGCTCCCCCGATCAAAGCTGAGGCGACGACCAAAATCGGTACGAGTAGGGATAGCGTTTCTGAAACGGAGTCGCGCATAGCAAATAGCCCGCCACCAATAGCTGCGACCGTTCCGAAAACCGCGACGACATACCCTTTGGTGTTGGGGAACGATCGGCTTTTCTTTCTTTGCGAGCTCACCATTTCGGCCATGATTTTGAACTTACTGTACCTAAGCGATTTATGTGGTGCAGCCATCCGCACCAATTCCAATCGATTCGGCTTCATGGTCGGGAACGTAGCCGGTGCTTCCGGTTGATAGAAGTCAAATAGTGGCCATCACAAGTATTCTCCACGACCTCAAGGCAACAGGTTGCCTCGGGCTGCAAGATGGCCGTCCTGAAACAGCGTAGCTACCGAATTCCAGCGCTATTGGGTAACACGCCGTTAGCACGACTTTTGTCGACTGCAGACTGCGGGGCTTGGGTCGGATAAATCGGTTCCGTGGTTTCCCGAACGCCATAGATTTGGGTTTGTTTACGCTTTCATTCCGTCCCCGATGCTCTGCTCGCGCAGATTTGTCTCTGGGCTCGATGAATGGAATGCCTCTACCCGAGATCTCAGTTTCACATTGCGGTACCAGCTTGTTCCAAATCAATCACGACCAGCTTTTGCCATGCTAGTTAGTGCACCAGAGTTTAACGCAAACCGGGCCACTGGCGTCGTGTATAGAACAGTCAGGATCATCCTCGCATTTCTGCTCGTCATGGTGGGGCTGTCACACCAGCCCCCGCTTGGCGTTGGTGATATGGCGACGCTCGACGTGGCCGCGTATGTACTGCCTGATGGCACGTTGCCCGAATTGTGCGTTACGACCGACGATGGTGAGGTCCCCCACCACGGTGCAGCTACCATCTGTGAAGCCTGCTTGATTGCATCATCGGTCATGCTCCCGGCTCCGGTCGATGTTGTCGGTCGCCGCATTGTCATTGCGCTCGACATGACGGTACCTTCGCTAAGCGACAAAGGCTATCGGCGTCCTTTTGCCCCGAACACCGCACCGCGTGCGCCTCCGGTACCGAACTCCGTCTGAGTCCGGTCCGAAATCGACGTCAACAGTCCGGACCGATCCAGTTCTATCGCCGGTGGATGTCGTTGCATCGTGACCGGCCAACTTCCGGTATCGTCATGTTGCACGTTGTGCCTGTCAGCATTTCACCAAGTTCGCAATCCAGCATCCCCGTCCCGTGTTCATCAAAAGCCAGGTTCTTCAAGGAGCGTGATTTTGTCGAGCCTGGTAGAGTCCTTTTCCACCAAGGCCAGCCGACAGTTCCTCAGCTTCGGTTATCTGAAGGCTGTATCGCGCTATCCCAGACCCTTGCGGACGGGCGTCGTCAGATCGTCGATATCATCGGACCCGGCGGGCTGGTCGGAATTGCTCTCGGTGATAAGAACCGGATGACTGCCGAAACGCTGAGCTATTGCTACATCGAGCGACAACATGCCGACGATGTCGCCAAGATCTACACCGCGATTAGCGAGGCCATGAAGCGGATCGAAGCGCACACCGTGCTCCTGGGGCGGAAGACAGCGCCTGAACGAGTGGCAAGCGCGATCATCGATCTTTCAGAACGTTTTTCACGACCGCAGCGCGCGGGCAGCGAGAGCCGTGTCTTCAACCTTTATCTGGGGCGGGGTGATCTGGCCGATTGGTTGGGCCTCTCGTTGGAAACGGTAAGCCGCTGCTTTACCAAGCTCAAACGGGCTCAGCTAATCGATTTCGATGAGCCCGAAATCGTCACCCTGCTGAATCTACCGGAACTCCAAGCTATTGCAGACGGCGCCGCATCTGCCTGAGCGGGACGTCGTCACCCCGTTTTTCCATCCCCCTGCGGGTCAATAAGGTCGACCCGTTATAACCAAAAGGAAAGTCTTATGAAAAACCTGTTGCTTTGCACATGCGCCCTGATCGCTCTTGCGGGGCAGGCCATGGCCGATATCACCGTAACCGACGTGAAGGGGCGGAGCGTCACGGTTCCCAAGACACCCAATCGAGTCGTCCTTGGCTTCTATTATGAAGACTATCTGGCCATCGTCGGTCCGAACGCAATCGACAAGGTGGTGGCCTTGTCGCTGTCGACCTGGAAGGATTGGAGGCCGAGCCAATTTGCTGCCTATGAAAAGGCACTTCCGAAACTCGCCTCCATTCCCGATGTTGGAAACACGGAAGACAATACCTTCTCGATTGAAAAGGTGATCGCGGCGCGGCCCGATCTCGTCATCCTCGCTGCTTGGTCCTACGACGCGCTCGGCGAAAGCGTCAAACAGTTCGACGACGCCGGGATCCCGGTTGTGACCCTCGACTACAATGCCCAGTCCGTGGAGAAGCATGTTGCGTCGACGCTGGCGCTCGGCACGCTGATGGGCACACAGGACAGGGCGCAGGATCTGGCGGATAATTACCAGGATGCCATGGCGGATATCGCAGCCCGCGTCGAGGCTGCGGGCCCGTCAAACAAGAAGGTCTATGTGGAACTCGCTCAAAAGGGGCCTTCGGAGGTTGGAAACTCCTATGGTGATACCATGTGGGGAGCGCTGGTCGACAAGCTTGGTGGCGACAACATCGCTAAGGGTCAGGTCGGCAATTGGGGTCCGCTGAGCCCCGAATATGTTCTCGCGCAGAAGCCGGATCTCATCTTTCTGGCCGGCTCGGAGTGGTTGAACAAGCCACAGTCGGTGTCAGTCGGTTTTGGCGCGTCCAACGAACTCGCCCGCGAACGGATGAAAGCCTATCTGGGACGCCCCGGCTGGGCAGAGCTTCCTGCGGTGAAAAATGGTGACGTTCATGCCATCTATCATGGTGGCGCGCGCACCTTGTCCGACTATGTCTTTGCGCAATACATCGCTAAGCAGTTGCACCCCGACGCCTTCAAGGATGTCAATCCGGAGCAGAACCTCAAGGACTACTACAAAGCCTGGCTGCCTATCGAAGC
It encodes the following:
- the fixJ gene encoding response regulator FixJ → MQPDDFTVHIVDDEEALRKSLGFMLTVNGFAVRLHPSATTFSEIASSLRNAILITDMRMPDMSGLDLVRKISSISPPIPSIIVTGHGDIPMAVEAMKAGAVDFIEKPFEESVIIEAVRRAAEKLADSSAGTLSVDDIRSRIGSLSERERQILSAVVAGQPNKAIAFNLDISPRTVEVHRANVMTKMRARSLPELVRMSLTVNI
- a CDS encoding PAS domain S-box protein, whose protein sequence is MMAEMVSSQRKKSRSFPNTKGYVVAVFGTVAAIGGGLFAMRDSVSETLSLLVPILVVASALIGGAGPALLAAVFGLALWLLSGHFLLFETGSVQTLALAVLSALIVWFVRRADKNREMLAELREALDDREARMGSILDTVLDATIVSDENGIIISFNSAAVRQFGYSEAEALGQNLKLLMPQPYKVEHDGYMRRYMETGEKRIIGVDRVVVGQRKDGSTFPMKLAVGEIKRGGKRFFTGFVRDLTEREESAARLQEIQTELARLGRLNEMGEMASTLAHELNQPLSAIANYVHGCARLLQNAVGDRDIQVRDALLEAGEQSIRAGQIIRHLREFVTKGETEKRTESLRQLVEEAGALALVGSREKGVRTVFDFTSDNDQVFVDRIQIQQVLTNLMRNAIEAMKQTEKKEIRVSVCSGNMGLLTVTVEDSGPGISPEIAQDIFKPFTTTKAGGMGIGLSISRRIVEAHGGDMTVSKSELGGASFSFTLIQHDEDQNAA
- a CDS encoding ABC transporter substrate-binding protein, yielding MKNLLLCTCALIALAGQAMADITVTDVKGRSVTVPKTPNRVVLGFYYEDYLAIVGPNAIDKVVALSLSTWKDWRPSQFAAYEKALPKLASIPDVGNTEDNTFSIEKVIAARPDLVILAAWSYDALGESVKQFDDAGIPVVTLDYNAQSVEKHVASTLALGTLMGTQDRAQDLADNYQDAMADIAARVEAAGPSNKKVYVELAQKGPSEVGNSYGDTMWGALVDKLGGDNIAKGQVGNWGPLSPEYVLAQKPDLIFLAGSEWLNKPQSVSVGFGASNELARERMKAYLGRPGWAELPAVKNGDVHAIYHGGARTLSDYVFAQYIAKQLHPDAFKDVNPEQNLKDYYKAWLPIEADGTFVLPYQAVGQ
- a CDS encoding Crp/Fnr family transcriptional regulator, encoding MLHVVPVSISPSSQSSIPVPCSSKARFFKERDFVEPGRVLFHQGQPTVPQLRLSEGCIALSQTLADGRRQIVDIIGPGGLVGIALGDKNRMTAETLSYCYIERQHADDVAKIYTAISEAMKRIEAHTVLLGRKTAPERVASAIIDLSERFSRPQRAGSESRVFNLYLGRGDLADWLGLSLETVSRCFTKLKRAQLIDFDEPEIVTLLNLPELQAIADGAASA